From Stenotrophomonas maltophilia, a single genomic window includes:
- a CDS encoding DUF3011 domain-containing protein: protein MVKWFAVVAAPVYSIALWGAWLPSSASAQQVGYDDAVVTCESRDMAWVHCDIDVSNGVDLVRQLSNSSCIRGSEWGTDRSGVWVTLGCRAEFRARRAAGATGAATEGKRLVRRVVRCESNGRPQSCPVRLDGAPVRLLRQLSALPCREGQGWGYKRNEVWTSRGCQGDFEVADDEGRFVDVPRRLTCESKSKKRRFCGASISVGAAVSEQLSNTPCEEGSTWGWNRNGIWVDGGCRAEFLVN from the coding sequence TTGGTCAAGTGGTTTGCGGTCGTCGCTGCTCCGGTGTACTCCATCGCGCTCTGGGGTGCCTGGCTGCCGTCCTCGGCGTCTGCCCAGCAGGTTGGCTACGACGATGCAGTGGTGACCTGCGAATCGCGTGACATGGCGTGGGTGCATTGCGATATCGATGTCAGCAATGGCGTCGACCTGGTCCGCCAGCTGTCCAACAGCAGCTGCATCCGTGGCAGCGAATGGGGGACCGACCGCAGTGGCGTCTGGGTCACCCTGGGCTGCCGCGCCGAGTTCCGCGCGCGCCGCGCTGCCGGTGCCACCGGCGCTGCCACCGAAGGCAAGCGCCTGGTCCGTCGCGTGGTGCGTTGTGAATCCAACGGCCGCCCGCAGAGCTGCCCGGTGCGCCTGGACGGTGCCCCGGTACGCCTGCTGCGGCAGCTGTCGGCGCTGCCGTGCCGGGAAGGGCAGGGTTGGGGCTACAAGCGCAATGAAGTGTGGACCAGCCGCGGCTGCCAGGGTGATTTCGAGGTGGCCGATGATGAGGGCCGCTTCGTCGACGTGCCGCGCAGGCTGACCTGCGAATCGAAGTCGAAGAAGCGCCGCTTCTGCGGCGCCAGCATCTCGGTGGGGGCTGCGGTCTCCGAGCAGCTGTCCAACACGCCGTGCGAGGAGGGCAGCACCTGGGGCTGGAACCGCAACGGGATCTGGGTGGACGGCGGCTGCCGCGCCGAATTCCTGGTGAACTGA
- the epmA gene encoding EF-P lysine aminoacylase EpmA yields MSAALLRTLQQRASLNALVRRFFAERDVLEVETPILSVAGNTEPNIDSFHTDFTGHVDAGGRRRWLRTSPEYPLKRLLAAGVGDCYELGRVFRNGEAGGRHNPEFTMLEWYRVGWDHHRLVQETAELVGQALALVGRSASLRVLSYRELFQQHVGVDPFDADEAALRAALGDVHIDPVGLTRDDWLDLLMTHHIQPHFDDAVMTVVHDWPASQAALARIRPGTPPLAERFELYLGPVELANGYHELNDAHEQRARFQRDLQRRHERGQVQPALDEALLAALPSLPACAGVAVGVDRLLMAMNRTPRIADVLAYDFAHA; encoded by the coding sequence GTGAGCGCGGCCCTGCTGCGCACGCTGCAGCAGCGCGCGTCACTCAATGCGCTGGTGCGTCGCTTCTTCGCCGAGCGCGATGTGCTGGAGGTGGAGACGCCGATCCTGTCGGTGGCGGGCAACACCGAACCGAACATCGACAGCTTCCATACCGATTTCACCGGCCACGTCGATGCCGGCGGCCGCCGCCGCTGGCTGCGCACCTCGCCGGAGTATCCGCTCAAGCGCCTGTTGGCGGCCGGTGTTGGCGACTGCTATGAGCTGGGCCGGGTGTTCCGCAACGGCGAGGCCGGTGGCCGCCACAACCCGGAGTTCACCATGCTGGAGTGGTATCGGGTCGGCTGGGACCACCACCGGCTGGTGCAGGAAACCGCCGAGCTGGTCGGCCAGGCGCTGGCCCTGGTCGGGCGCAGTGCATCCCTGCGCGTTCTGAGCTACCGCGAGCTGTTCCAGCAGCATGTGGGCGTGGACCCGTTCGACGCCGATGAGGCCGCACTGCGCGCCGCACTGGGCGATGTGCATATCGATCCGGTCGGCCTGACCCGCGATGACTGGCTGGATCTGTTGATGACCCACCATATCCAGCCGCATTTCGATGACGCGGTGATGACCGTGGTGCATGACTGGCCCGCCAGCCAGGCAGCATTGGCCCGCATCCGCCCCGGCACGCCGCCGCTGGCGGAACGCTTCGAGTTGTACCTGGGGCCGGTGGAGCTGGCCAACGGTTATCACGAACTGAACGATGCCCACGAGCAGCGTGCGCGTTTCCAGCGTGACCTGCAGCGTCGGCATGAGCGCGGTCAAGTGCAGCCGGCGCTGGACGAAGCGTTGCTGGCTGCATTGCCGTCGTTGCCGGCCTGTGCCGGCGTCGCCGTCGGCGTCGACCGCCTGCTGATGGCGATGAACCGCACGCCACGCATTGCCGATGTGCTGGCCTACGACTTCGCCCATGCGTGA
- a CDS encoding GNAT family N-acetyltransferase encodes MQTAPLDFRLATRADEERLIALMREFYAEDRIDFDDARVRRGVDALLADPRNGEVLLWLDEAADVVGYAVIAMGFSLEQGGHFMLLDELYLSHRARGRGRGKQALAICEQRARGRGVSRLRLEVNHHNELARRLYLASGYIDDTRDLLTLPLDHPRPEGIL; translated from the coding sequence ATGCAGACCGCCCCGCTGGATTTCCGCCTCGCCACCCGCGCCGACGAGGAACGGTTGATCGCGTTGATGCGCGAGTTCTATGCCGAAGACAGGATCGACTTCGATGATGCGCGCGTGCGTCGCGGCGTGGATGCACTGCTGGCCGACCCGCGCAACGGCGAAGTGCTGCTGTGGTTGGACGAGGCGGCTGACGTGGTGGGCTACGCGGTGATCGCGATGGGCTTCAGCCTGGAACAGGGCGGCCACTTCATGCTGCTGGACGAGTTGTACCTGAGCCATCGCGCGCGTGGTCGTGGCCGTGGCAAGCAGGCGCTGGCCATCTGCGAACAGCGCGCCCGCGGGCGGGGCGTCAGCCGGCTGCGCCTGGAAGTGAACCACCACAATGAACTGGCGCGCCGCCTGTACCTGGCCAGCGGCTACATCGATGACACCCGTGACCTGCTGACCCTGCCGCTGGACCATCCGCGTCCGGAGGGGATCCTGTGA
- the ligA gene encoding NAD-dependent DNA ligase LigA, translating to MPMSPSPAERAEDLRRQIAQANRAYHELDAPEIPDVDYDRLVRELEALEREHPELARADSPTQQVGARPSGRFPEVRHAVPMLSLSNAFSDEEVADFVRRIDERLGRRSLQFSAEPKMDGLAISLRYEEGHFVLGATRGDGSTGEDVTANLREIGDIPKRLHGKNWPDVLEVRGEVYMARADFEAYNERARQQGGKVLANPRNAAAGSLRQLDPKISAQRRLSFFAYGTGEVQGGELPDTHSGTLAQLGAWGFPVSALCKVVEGTDGLLGYYRDIGERRDGLPFDIDGVVYKLDDRAGQQAMGFVSRAPRWAIAHKFPAQEQSTTVEAIEIQIGRTGAATPVARLAPVAVAGVIVSNATLHNADQIARLDVRVGDSVIVRRAGDVIPEVVSVILDRRPPGTTPWQMPTRCPVCGSEIVREEGAAAWRCSGELSCPAQRKEAIAHFASRRAMDIDGLGDKYIETLVDAGIVKSVADLYRLNRDQLLHLKLVLDAEDPSALAAALKLHLPAEGSGAVLNAVLKLDGTDPGWRAQALVQPASFDWNTKKIATKWADNLIAAIDASRAATLERLLFALGIEHVGESTAKALAQWFGDLELIRHLPWPLFKRVPDIGGEVARSLGHFFEQQGNQQAIDDLLQVGQVRISDVHAPSAKLREGLDLAQLLVESEIPGITRLRAEKLVAALPGAQAVLDAEHGQFVNAGLPDDTARGLAQWLDAEGHGVMLLAAEKAMQLILAKAPALAEIVAGPLDGQTVVLTGTLAQLTRDAAKERLEALGAKVSGSVSKKTSFVVAGTEAGSKLDKAQSLGVPVWDEDRLLAYLAEHE from the coding sequence ATCCCGATGAGCCCCAGCCCCGCCGAACGCGCCGAAGACCTTCGCCGGCAGATCGCCCAGGCCAACCGCGCCTACCACGAGCTGGATGCGCCGGAGATCCCCGACGTCGACTACGACCGGCTGGTGCGCGAGCTGGAAGCGCTGGAGCGCGAGCATCCGGAGCTGGCACGTGCCGACAGCCCGACCCAGCAGGTCGGCGCCCGTCCCTCCGGCCGTTTCCCGGAAGTACGCCACGCGGTGCCGATGCTGTCGCTGTCCAATGCCTTCAGCGATGAGGAAGTGGCCGACTTCGTGCGCCGCATCGATGAGCGCCTGGGCCGTCGCAGCCTGCAGTTCTCGGCCGAGCCGAAGATGGATGGCCTGGCGATCAGCCTGCGCTACGAAGAAGGTCATTTCGTGTTGGGCGCCACCCGCGGCGATGGCAGTACCGGCGAGGACGTGACTGCCAACCTGCGTGAGATCGGCGACATCCCCAAGCGCCTGCATGGCAAGAACTGGCCCGACGTGCTGGAGGTGCGCGGCGAGGTCTACATGGCCCGCGCCGACTTCGAGGCCTACAACGAACGTGCGCGCCAGCAGGGTGGCAAGGTGCTGGCCAACCCGCGCAATGCCGCCGCCGGTTCGTTGCGCCAGCTGGACCCGAAGATCAGCGCGCAGCGCAGGCTGAGCTTCTTCGCCTACGGCACCGGCGAGGTGCAGGGCGGCGAACTGCCCGACACCCATTCGGGCACGCTGGCCCAGCTTGGCGCCTGGGGCTTCCCGGTCAGTGCGCTGTGCAAGGTGGTGGAAGGCACCGACGGCCTGCTCGGCTATTACCGCGATATCGGTGAGCGCCGCGATGGCCTGCCGTTCGACATCGATGGCGTGGTCTACAAGCTGGATGACCGCGCCGGCCAGCAGGCGATGGGCTTCGTCTCGCGCGCACCGCGCTGGGCCATCGCGCACAAGTTCCCGGCGCAGGAACAGAGCACGACCGTGGAGGCGATCGAGATCCAGATCGGCCGCACCGGTGCCGCGACGCCGGTCGCGCGACTGGCGCCGGTGGCGGTGGCCGGTGTGATCGTGTCCAACGCCACCCTGCACAACGCCGACCAGATCGCACGCTTGGATGTGCGCGTGGGCGATAGCGTGATCGTTCGCCGCGCCGGTGACGTGATCCCGGAAGTGGTCAGCGTCATCCTCGACCGCCGCCCGCCGGGCACCACGCCATGGCAGATGCCGACGCGCTGCCCGGTGTGCGGTTCGGAGATCGTGCGCGAGGAAGGCGCTGCAGCATGGCGTTGCTCGGGCGAACTGTCCTGCCCGGCACAGCGCAAGGAAGCCATTGCCCATTTCGCCTCGCGCCGCGCGATGGACATCGATGGTTTGGGGGACAAGTACATTGAAACCCTGGTCGACGCGGGCATCGTCAAGAGCGTGGCCGACCTGTACCGCCTCAACCGCGACCAGCTGCTGCACCTGAAGCTGGTGCTGGATGCTGAAGACCCTTCCGCACTGGCCGCCGCGCTGAAACTGCACCTGCCGGCCGAAGGCAGCGGTGCGGTGCTCAACGCGGTGCTCAAGCTGGATGGCACTGATCCGGGCTGGCGCGCACAGGCGCTGGTACAGCCGGCCAGCTTCGATTGGAACACGAAGAAGATCGCCACCAAGTGGGCCGACAACCTGATCGCGGCGATCGATGCAAGCCGCGCCGCCACGCTGGAGCGGCTGCTGTTCGCGCTCGGCATCGAACACGTCGGCGAGAGTACGGCCAAGGCGTTGGCGCAGTGGTTCGGTGATCTGGAGCTGATCCGCCACCTGCCGTGGCCACTGTTCAAGCGCGTACCGGACATCGGCGGCGAAGTGGCGCGTTCGCTCGGTCACTTCTTCGAGCAGCAGGGCAACCAGCAGGCCATCGATGACCTGCTGCAGGTCGGCCAGGTGCGCATCAGTGATGTGCATGCGCCCAGTGCAAAGTTGCGCGAAGGCCTGGATCTTGCGCAGCTGCTGGTTGAATCGGAAATCCCCGGAATCACGCGCCTGCGCGCGGAGAAGCTGGTGGCGGCGTTGCCGGGCGCCCAGGCGGTGCTGGATGCCGAACATGGCCAGTTCGTCAACGCGGGCCTGCCGGACGACACCGCGCGCGGCCTGGCGCAGTGGCTGGACGCCGAAGGTCACGGCGTGATGCTGCTGGCGGCCGAAAAGGCGATGCAGCTGATCCTGGCCAAGGCGCCGGCGCTGGCCGAGATCGTGGCCGGCCCGCTGGACGGGCAGACCGTGGTGCTGACCGGCACCCTGGCCCAGCTCACCCGCGATGCCGCCAAGGAGCGCCTGGAGGCACTCGGTGCCAAGGTCTCCGGCAGCGTCTCGAAGAAGACCAGCTTCGTGGTGGCCGGTACCGAGGCGGGCTCCAAACTGGACAAGGCGCAGTCGCTGGGCGTGCCGGTGTGGGACGAGGACCGACTGCTGGCCTACCTCGCCGAACACGAATGA
- a CDS encoding pyridoxal phosphate-dependent aminotransferase: MTLPASRRHFLQLAGAGLALAGSGLPRLGQAQPAAVAAPAPADGAVLLNFNECPYGPSPAAQLAARDSIAQCGRYRFELAAQVRDAFIEQARIPANHMRLYPGSSEPLNRAATLWTGPQAGLVVADPTFETLGEVAAAHGAHVQKVPLRDDGAHDLRAMVAAAHARPTGLLYACNPNNPTGSISPPDELAWLLAHKPASTRVLVDEAYLQYSEQPSLITQVAQRDDLIVLRTFSKLYGMAGLRLGVAAAHPDRLRELASLGDNPLPVPALAAALASLRDPQLIAQRRLQNAKARQTTLAWLGKRGFSCLPSEANCFVVDVQRDGGAFAKAMAENGVVIGRSWPIWPQRVRVTVGTEEEMAAFRQAFAKVAGVPA, translated from the coding sequence GTGACCCTGCCTGCCTCCCGCCGCCACTTCCTGCAACTGGCCGGTGCCGGCCTCGCCTTGGCGGGCAGCGGCCTGCCCCGCCTCGGCCAGGCACAGCCCGCCGCTGTCGCGGCGCCTGCCCCTGCCGACGGCGCCGTGCTGCTGAATTTCAACGAATGCCCCTACGGCCCCTCGCCTGCAGCACAGCTGGCGGCGCGCGACAGCATCGCTCAATGTGGCCGTTATCGCTTCGAACTGGCTGCTCAGGTCCGCGACGCCTTCATCGAGCAGGCACGCATTCCCGCCAACCACATGCGCCTGTACCCCGGCTCCAGTGAACCACTGAACCGTGCTGCCACGCTGTGGACCGGTCCGCAGGCGGGACTGGTGGTGGCCGACCCCACTTTCGAGACGCTGGGCGAGGTCGCCGCCGCGCACGGTGCGCACGTGCAGAAGGTTCCGCTGCGCGACGACGGCGCACACGACCTGCGCGCGATGGTCGCCGCCGCCCACGCGCGCCCGACCGGGCTGCTGTATGCGTGCAACCCGAACAATCCGACCGGCTCGATCAGCCCGCCGGATGAGCTTGCCTGGCTGTTGGCCCACAAGCCGGCGTCGACCCGCGTTCTGGTCGACGAGGCCTACCTGCAGTACAGCGAGCAGCCGAGCCTGATCACACAGGTTGCACAGCGCGATGACCTGATCGTGCTGCGCACGTTCTCCAAGCTGTACGGCATGGCCGGCCTGCGACTGGGCGTTGCGGCGGCCCATCCCGACCGCCTGCGTGAGCTGGCCAGCCTCGGCGACAACCCGTTGCCGGTGCCCGCACTGGCGGCGGCACTGGCCAGCCTTCGCGACCCGCAACTGATCGCGCAGCGACGACTGCAGAATGCGAAGGCACGACAGACCACCCTTGCATGGCTGGGCAAGCGCGGCTTCAGCTGCCTGCCCTCGGAGGCAAACTGCTTCGTGGTCGATGTCCAGCGCGACGGTGGCGCCTTCGCCAAGGCCATGGCGGAGAACGGCGTGGTGATCGGGCGCAGCTGGCCGATCTGGCCGCAGCGCGTGCGCGTCACCGTGGGCACCGAAGAGGAGATGGCGGCATTCCGCCAAGCGTTCGCGAAGGTGGCCGGCGTACCGGCATAA